One Rissa tridactyla isolate bRisTri1 chromosome 1, bRisTri1.patW.cur.20221130, whole genome shotgun sequence DNA segment encodes these proteins:
- the CENPM gene encoding centromere protein M isoform X2, translated as MAVVRPFDKLPALNSVALLLVCSDEGLQRQLAEAMLREKKSFTISILKNVEASLAHVDASFFLGKVCFLVTGVGRVNYCSVDMNAIWKLGEAYCSPVLFCELELEGVRVATAQRLLRMLQICAGHIPGVSALSFGTLMRSSADD; from the exons ATGGCGGTGGTGCGGCCCTTTGACAAGCTCCCGGCGCTCAACTCCGTCGCCCTCCTG CTGGTGTGTTCGGACGAAGGCCTCCAGCGGCAGCTGGCGGAGGCGATGCTCCGAGAGAAGAAGAGCTTCACGATCAGTAT CTTGAAGAATGTCGAAGCTTCCCTAGCTCATGTGGATGCCAGCTTCTTCCTGGGGAAAGTGTGCTTTCTTGTCACTGGGG TTGGCAGGGTGAATTACTGCAGTGTAGACATGAATGCCATCTGGAAACTGGGAGAAGCCTACTGCAGTCCTGTGCTATTCTGTGAGCTGGAG ttGGAAGGCGTACGAGTTGCCACCGCTCAGCGACTTCTCCGGATGTTACAGATCTGTGCTGGTCACATACCAGGAGTTTCTGCCTTGTCCTTTGGCACACTGATGAGGAGCTCTGCTGATGACTAG
- the CENPM gene encoding centromere protein M isoform X1 encodes MAVVRPFDKLPALNSVALLLVCSDEGLQRQLAEAMLREKKSFTISIHLTTSLPLPSERDHLRPRIDMIVFMIDIKSKCSLKNVEASLAHVDASFFLGKVCFLVTGVGRVNYCSVDMNAIWKLGEAYCSPVLFCELELEGVRVATAQRLLRMLQICAGHIPGVSALSFGTLMRSSADD; translated from the exons ATGGCGGTGGTGCGGCCCTTTGACAAGCTCCCGGCGCTCAACTCCGTCGCCCTCCTG CTGGTGTGTTCGGACGAAGGCCTCCAGCGGCAGCTGGCGGAGGCGATGCTCCGAGAGAAGAAGAGCTTCACGATCAGTAT TCACCTTACTACATCCCTCCCCTTACCTTCAGAGAGGGATCACCTTCGGCCCAGGATAGATATGATTGTGTTCATGATTGACATCAAGAGCAAATGCAG CTTGAAGAATGTCGAAGCTTCCCTAGCTCATGTGGATGCCAGCTTCTTCCTGGGGAAAGTGTGCTTTCTTGTCACTGGGG TTGGCAGGGTGAATTACTGCAGTGTAGACATGAATGCCATCTGGAAACTGGGAGAAGCCTACTGCAGTCCTGTGCTATTCTGTGAGCTGGAG ttGGAAGGCGTACGAGTTGCCACCGCTCAGCGACTTCTCCGGATGTTACAGATCTGTGCTGGTCACATACCAGGAGTTTCTGCCTTGTCCTTTGGCACACTGATGAGGAGCTCTGCTGATGACTAG